The Desulfosporosinus acidiphilus SJ4 genome has a window encoding:
- a CDS encoding MATE family efflux transporter yields the protein MENMGKTDQASLYYLEKAPVSKAIMHMVIPMILSFIVTIIYNITDAFFIGKLENTAMMASVTLALAFSCILMALGHLFGVGAGTYVSRILGEENPEMAKRVCSINFWSSIITGIIFMALCLPLLSPLLQLLGAKGDTLLYTRNYILVFVIGSPFVIANLSLEEMVRAEGASTASMIGLISGVVINIILDPIFIFLLHLDITGAALASVLGNVVSVVWFIYYLQRKSTVQSVSIKDFKPSKEIYKTIIKVGISAFLLDGFMVITTLLFNHYSILYGNSVVAGLGISQRVIQIIDFVGMGFSLGAVPLIAYSYSAKNQERLRQIIKTTLFYMMGITLGLSVILFGLRSQVIGIFSIDPEVIAVGQKILIAQLCSTVFAGLSAFFTGIFQAFGTGVQSTVISSLRGIVFIPILIFGNLFFAVNGVIWANTNSEGLTCLVGLILFLGTWRKINPAYHKA from the coding sequence ATGGAAAACATGGGAAAAACGGATCAAGCATCACTCTACTATCTGGAAAAGGCACCCGTTTCCAAAGCAATTATGCACATGGTTATTCCTATGATACTGAGCTTTATTGTTACCATTATCTACAATATTACGGATGCCTTTTTTATTGGAAAACTTGAAAACACAGCGATGATGGCCTCAGTGACTCTGGCCTTGGCATTTTCATGCATCTTAATGGCCCTGGGCCACCTGTTCGGAGTGGGCGCGGGAACTTATGTATCAAGAATTTTAGGTGAAGAAAATCCAGAAATGGCCAAAAGAGTTTGTTCCATAAACTTTTGGTCATCAATAATCACTGGGATTATCTTTATGGCATTGTGTCTGCCGTTGCTATCGCCCCTCTTGCAGCTTTTGGGAGCAAAGGGTGATACCTTGCTCTACACAAGAAATTATATTCTGGTGTTTGTGATTGGCTCTCCGTTTGTTATTGCTAATCTTTCGCTGGAGGAAATGGTCCGAGCGGAGGGGGCATCCACTGCCTCGATGATTGGCTTGATATCCGGTGTCGTCATTAATATCATACTCGACCCCATTTTCATCTTTCTTCTTCATCTGGATATTACGGGGGCCGCCCTTGCTTCTGTGCTTGGTAATGTAGTCTCTGTAGTATGGTTCATCTATTATCTGCAGCGAAAAAGTACCGTTCAGAGTGTATCAATTAAGGATTTTAAGCCAAGTAAAGAGATCTATAAAACTATTATTAAGGTTGGGATTTCAGCATTTTTGCTGGATGGTTTTATGGTAATTACCACCTTGCTTTTTAATCATTATTCCATCCTCTATGGCAATAGTGTTGTTGCCGGGTTAGGTATTTCTCAAAGAGTTATTCAAATTATTGACTTTGTGGGAATGGGTTTTTCATTGGGAGCCGTACCGCTGATTGCCTATTCTTATTCAGCAAAGAATCAGGAGCGACTAAGGCAAATTATCAAAACAACCCTATTCTACATGATGGGTATTACTTTGGGGTTGTCAGTCATCCTGTTCGGACTCAGGTCACAAGTCATTGGCATCTTTAGTATTGATCCTGAGGTTATAGCTGTCGGCCAAAAAATTCTTATTGCCCAGCTTTGCTCCACCGTATTTGCCGGCCTATCTGCATTTTTTACAGGTATCTTTCAAGCGTTTGGCACAGGTGTACAATCCACTGTTATATCCTCTCTGAGGGGTATTGTATTTATTCCCATTTTGATTTTCGGAAATTTGTTCTTTGCTGTCAATGGCGTTATTTGGGCTAATACAAATTCAGAAGGACTCACCTGTTTAGTAGGACTTATCCTGTTTCTGGGAACCTGGAGAAAAATTAATCCCGCGTACCATAAAGCATAG
- a CDS encoding TetR/AcrR family transcriptional regulator: MDTAKEAIVDDYVRGLSKEFTQQALVALPDFPDTRSRLLNTLDKVYKEVEINPELIGISLGYRFKNMSQGAGYESGGTQSLLAEIIKLGQEAGEIRQDISANLLVKQLDFLRGFIVMEWLNDSSKIELRKEIANMVDLFLEGANFRGGSKI; encoded by the coding sequence GTGGATACAGCCAAAGAGGCCATTGTCGACGACTATGTAAGAGGCCTTTCCAAAGAATTTACCCAGCAGGCCTTGGTCGCACTGCCAGACTTCCCCGATACAAGATCGCGTCTGCTCAATACATTGGACAAGGTATATAAAGAAGTAGAAATTAACCCGGAGCTTATAGGGATTAGCTTAGGCTATCGTTTCAAAAACATGTCTCAGGGAGCAGGATACGAAAGCGGCGGTACTCAAAGCCTTCTTGCCGAGATTATTAAGTTAGGTCAGGAGGCAGGTGAAATCAGGCAAGATATCTCGGCTAACCTGTTGGTCAAACAATTAGACTTTCTGCGTGGCTTTATTGTCATGGAGTGGTTGAATGATTCATCAAAGATAGAACTGCGTAAAGAGATCGCTAATATGGTCGATCTATTCTTAGAGGGGGCCAATTTCAGAGGAGGGTCCAAGATATAA
- a CDS encoding DUF362 domain-containing protein, which translates to MSIVEIMDTSYETCHEAIAKVFQQFPLDIEGKKVVIKPNVLRSAAPEEGITTHPAVLKAVIQEVVKRNPASLIVGDNPGVFSYGMNEKAFQDTGLMDAAGTYYRNISAETVQMSINSPYIESALVSRAIIDADIYISIPKFKTHGLTGISCAIKNNFGLLAGALKAQTHKKAGNPFNFAEALVEVFALKVPDLIIVDGVLAMEGNGPASKDLVNLGKVLAGTDPVAVDTVAAYMMGFSEQPRSIQIAAAKGYGLNDLSKITVHGKLEVIPGFKLPQSGPPGGAIMESVTALRPKINHELCTLCATCVEHCPNGALTMDEYPSVAPEKCITCYCCQELCPQKAIELK; encoded by the coding sequence ATGAGCATCGTAGAAATCATGGATACAAGCTATGAAACTTGTCATGAGGCCATCGCCAAAGTATTTCAACAGTTTCCTTTAGATATAGAAGGAAAAAAAGTAGTGATTAAACCGAACGTGCTGCGCAGCGCTGCTCCGGAAGAGGGTATAACTACCCACCCGGCAGTTCTAAAAGCCGTAATCCAGGAAGTCGTCAAACGAAACCCCGCCTCTCTGATCGTCGGTGATAATCCGGGCGTGTTCTCCTATGGCATGAATGAGAAGGCCTTTCAAGACACGGGCTTAATGGATGCGGCCGGTACATATTATCGCAACATAAGTGCAGAAACTGTTCAGATGAGTATTAATTCTCCCTATATAGAATCGGCCCTAGTATCTCGGGCAATTATTGACGCCGATATCTATATTAGTATCCCGAAATTTAAGACCCACGGTCTTACAGGCATATCTTGCGCAATTAAAAATAACTTCGGGCTCTTAGCCGGGGCCCTTAAGGCTCAAACCCATAAAAAAGCGGGCAATCCCTTCAACTTCGCCGAAGCCTTAGTCGAAGTATTTGCCCTGAAAGTTCCCGATCTGATTATTGTAGATGGTGTTTTAGCTATGGAAGGTAACGGTCCTGCATCTAAAGATTTGGTTAATCTTGGGAAAGTCTTAGCCGGTACAGACCCGGTCGCTGTAGACACTGTCGCAGCCTATATGATGGGTTTCTCCGAACAGCCTCGCAGCATTCAAATAGCAGCGGCCAAGGGATATGGTCTTAATGACCTTTCCAAAATCACGGTTCATGGGAAGCTTGAAGTTATACCTGGTTTCAAGCTTCCGCAATCCGGGCCGCCGGGCGGTGCCATTATGGAATCTGTGACCGCGCTCAGGCCAAAGATCAATCATGAATTATGCACTCTTTGTGCTACCTGTGTAGAACATTGCCCCAATGGTGCTTTAACCATGGATGAATACCCGTCTGTGGCTCCGGAAAAGTGCATTACATGCTATTGCTGCCAAGAGCTTTGCCCGCAAAAAGCGATCGAATTAAAGTAA
- a CDS encoding MarR family winged helix-turn-helix transcriptional regulator: MVENNFDLIMQLTRVEWLLHRYHQQNHMHFGPMGDPRRGQGRVLAILKLQPEISQKDLSYLLDMRPQSLGELLSKLEKNGYITREPSETDRRVMNIKLTKEGLKATESTEQEFSFDKLFKCLSEEEQKTMSGFLDRIIKTLETQLGDEESEFNFDPRLRGGNPFDRPFQFGPRPGMGYGRRPGSYPDKPEEK, encoded by the coding sequence ATGGTGGAAAATAACTTTGACTTGATTATGCAACTGACGCGGGTTGAATGGCTCCTGCACAGGTACCATCAACAAAACCACATGCATTTTGGTCCAATGGGAGATCCCCGCAGAGGGCAGGGCAGAGTTTTAGCGATTCTTAAGCTGCAGCCGGAAATTAGCCAAAAAGATTTATCCTACCTGCTGGACATGAGACCGCAGTCCTTAGGAGAACTTCTTTCAAAGCTGGAGAAAAACGGCTACATTACTCGCGAACCATCGGAAACCGACCGCCGGGTTATGAATATTAAGCTTACAAAAGAAGGACTTAAAGCAACCGAATCAACCGAGCAGGAATTCAGCTTTGACAAATTATTTAAATGTCTGAGTGAAGAAGAACAAAAGACCATGAGCGGCTTTCTTGACCGTATTATTAAAACACTTGAAACTCAACTTGGGGATGAAGAATCGGAATTTAATTTCGACCCACGCTTACGCGGAGGAAATCCCTTTGATCGACCTTTTCAATTTGGTCCTCGGCCCGGAATGGGATATGGACGACGCCCTGGCTCATACCCGGATAAACCTGAAGAAAAATAA